One window of the Desulforhopalus sp. genome contains the following:
- a CDS encoding LysR family transcriptional regulator: protein MHTEHGWDDFLYFLKVAACGNMKAAAAELGVNYSSVFRRINGLEERLSVRLFERLKSGYKLTRAGEDILDRVQQVEEQMNAIQRLIEGKDVHLSGYLKISTTDTIGYYWLPPYIARFKKLYPDIIIDLDINTRYTNLSKREADIVMPAVNTQPDYMVGKTLAPIYVRLYGAKSYLEEHGTPQTVADFDRHRFLLPNESLAGMPANKWLRRHVDEKNIAACSDKLTGLYHMARQGLGLTVMPHYVAESDPDMIEVMQLPAECNHHLWILTHPDIRFTARVKAFMQFMYQETERKPLASQ, encoded by the coding sequence GTCGCTGCCTGCGGCAATATGAAGGCTGCGGCGGCGGAACTGGGTGTCAATTATTCGTCGGTATTCAGGCGAATCAATGGCCTCGAGGAACGGCTGAGCGTACGTCTCTTTGAACGGTTGAAATCGGGTTACAAGCTAACCAGGGCCGGAGAGGATATTCTCGACCGCGTCCAGCAGGTCGAGGAACAGATGAATGCCATACAGCGCCTCATCGAGGGCAAGGATGTGCATCTCAGCGGCTATTTGAAGATCTCAACCACGGATACCATCGGCTATTACTGGCTGCCTCCCTACATCGCTCGCTTCAAGAAACTGTATCCGGACATCATCATCGATCTGGACATCAATACCCGTTACACCAACTTGAGCAAAAGGGAGGCGGATATCGTTATGCCGGCGGTCAATACCCAGCCTGACTATATGGTCGGCAAAACGCTAGCGCCGATCTATGTCCGACTCTATGGTGCCAAATCCTACCTGGAGGAACACGGAACGCCGCAGACGGTCGCTGACTTCGACCGGCATCGTTTCCTTCTGCCGAACGAATCGCTCGCGGGAATGCCAGCCAACAAATGGCTGAGAAGGCATGTCGATGAAAAGAATATTGCAGCCTGCAGTGACAAACTGACCGGTCTGTACCATATGGCCCGTCAGGGACTGGGGCTGACGGTCATGCCGCATTATGTCGCCGAGTCTGACCCCGACATGATCGAAGTCATGCAACTGCCGGCAGAGTGCAACCATCATCTGTGGATTCTGACCCATCCTGACATTCGCTTTACCGCACGGGTTAAGGCGTTTATGCAGTTTATGTATCAAGAAACTGAGAGGAAACCGCTAGCGAGCCAGTGA